In the Pseudolabrys taiwanensis genome, one interval contains:
- a CDS encoding ABC transporter substrate-binding protein gives MTPRVGRLLPRLLAAAAFLTAASAAHADIKIGAILSVTGPASFLGDPEKKTIEMYVADINAKGGINGQQIKLFVYDDGGDPNQARTFGTRALEQDGVDALLAGSTTATTMALIPLAEDAQVPLINFAGAVQAVTPVKKWNFKTPHTDLMACEKIFEDLKKRGLTKVGMISGKDAFGASMRQQCMTVTGKYGIEVLADESYGPGDTDMTPQLTKIKGTAGIQAVVNPGFGQGPAIVTRNYKQLDIKVPLYESHGVGSKQYISLAGPAAEGVRLPAAALLVAEKLPDNDPQKKVVVDYKTTYEQKTGQPVSTFGGHAYDGLMILVEAMKRAKSADKAKVRDEIEKTKSFMGTGGVVNMSPTDHLGLDLTAFRMLEIKNGDWVLINPGS, from the coding sequence ATGACACCACGCGTCGGAAGACTTCTGCCTAGGCTGCTGGCCGCGGCCGCGTTCCTGACGGCGGCGAGCGCCGCCCACGCCGACATCAAGATCGGCGCCATTCTCTCCGTCACCGGCCCCGCCTCCTTCCTCGGCGATCCCGAGAAGAAGACGATCGAGATGTACGTCGCCGACATCAACGCCAAGGGCGGCATCAACGGCCAGCAGATCAAGCTGTTCGTCTATGACGACGGCGGCGACCCCAACCAAGCACGCACCTTCGGCACGCGCGCGCTGGAACAGGACGGCGTCGACGCGCTGCTCGCCGGCTCGACCACGGCGACGACCATGGCGCTTATTCCGCTCGCGGAAGACGCCCAGGTGCCGCTGATCAACTTCGCCGGCGCCGTGCAGGCCGTCACGCCGGTCAAGAAGTGGAACTTCAAGACACCGCACACCGACCTGATGGCATGCGAGAAGATCTTCGAGGATCTCAAGAAGCGCGGCCTCACCAAGGTCGGCATGATCTCCGGCAAGGACGCCTTCGGCGCCTCCATGCGGCAGCAGTGCATGACCGTCACCGGCAAGTACGGCATCGAGGTGCTGGCCGACGAGAGCTACGGCCCCGGCGACACCGACATGACGCCGCAGCTCACCAAGATCAAAGGCACGGCGGGAATCCAGGCCGTGGTCAATCCCGGCTTCGGTCAGGGCCCGGCGATCGTGACGCGCAACTACAAGCAGCTCGACATCAAGGTGCCGCTGTACGAGAGCCACGGTGTCGGCTCCAAGCAGTACATCTCCCTCGCCGGCCCCGCCGCCGAGGGCGTGCGGCTGCCGGCAGCGGCGCTGCTCGTCGCCGAGAAGCTGCCGGACAACGACCCGCAGAAGAAGGTCGTGGTCGACTACAAGACCACCTACGAGCAGAAGACCGGCCAGCCCGTCTCGACCTTCGGCGGTCATGCCTATGACGGCCTGATGATCCTGGTCGAGGCGATGAAGCGCGCCAAGAGCGCCGACAAAGCCAAGGTGCGCGACGAGATCGAAAAGACCAAGAGCTTCATGGGCACCGGCGGCGTCGTGAACATGTCGCCGACCGACCATCTCGGCCTCGACCTGACGGCGTTCCGAATGCTCGAGATCAAGAACGGCG
- the paaN gene encoding phenylacetic acid degradation protein PaaN: MSFFEAHRALLDRAVAACRARTYWSAFPEAASGKIYGETAKADGEAAFKAMLGKPFELDQPNEKHAGKEVSPYGVALGITYPTASANTLIDASRKAGTAWAAASIEARVGVCLEIVQRINRQSFLMANAVMHTTGQAFMMAFQAGGPHAQDRALEAIAYAYDEMARVPATAEWTKPQGKGEPIVLDKVWRVIPRGVSLIIGCATFPTWNSYPALFASLATGNTVIVKPHPGAILPLAITLKIARDVLKEAGFDPNVVLLAADDAEAPSTKDFVTHPDVAMVDFTGGPAFGAWVREHAATDLVFTEEAGINPIVIDSTSDFRGMCGNIAFSLSLYSGQMCTAPQNIFVPAAGIESNDGHKSYDEVAAGIATAIDKLLGEPERAAGILGAVQNEATVARVAASRKLGRVVRDSIAVPVTGFDGARTASPLVLAVDAKDDSAWGEERFGPISFVVKTADTAESIARAAESTKRKGAITASLYSTDDKVIDQAADAFARSGVALSVNLTGGIYVNQSAAFSDYHVTGANPAGNACLTDAAFVANRFRIASFRRQRAA; the protein is encoded by the coding sequence TGCTTGATCGTGCCGTCGCCGCGTGTCGCGCGCGCACGTATTGGAGCGCGTTTCCGGAAGCCGCCAGCGGCAAGATCTACGGCGAGACCGCGAAGGCCGACGGCGAGGCTGCGTTCAAGGCGATGCTCGGCAAGCCGTTCGAACTCGATCAGCCGAACGAGAAACACGCCGGCAAGGAAGTCTCTCCCTACGGCGTTGCGCTCGGCATTACCTATCCGACGGCGTCGGCGAACACCTTAATCGACGCCTCGCGTAAGGCGGGCACGGCATGGGCCGCCGCCTCGATCGAGGCCCGCGTCGGCGTGTGTCTTGAAATCGTGCAGCGCATCAACCGCCAGAGCTTCCTGATGGCGAATGCCGTGATGCACACCACGGGCCAAGCTTTCATGATGGCCTTTCAGGCCGGCGGTCCGCATGCGCAAGACCGTGCGCTCGAAGCGATCGCCTACGCCTATGATGAAATGGCGCGCGTGCCGGCGACGGCAGAATGGACAAAGCCGCAAGGCAAGGGCGAGCCGATCGTACTCGACAAAGTCTGGCGCGTCATTCCGCGCGGCGTATCGCTGATCATCGGCTGCGCCACCTTCCCGACCTGGAACAGCTATCCGGCGCTGTTCGCGAGCCTCGCCACCGGCAATACGGTCATCGTCAAGCCGCATCCGGGCGCGATCCTGCCGCTCGCTATCACACTGAAGATCGCACGCGACGTCCTTAAGGAAGCCGGCTTCGATCCGAATGTCGTGCTGCTTGCCGCCGATGACGCCGAGGCGCCGTCGACCAAGGATTTTGTCACCCATCCGGACGTCGCCATGGTCGACTTCACCGGCGGTCCGGCCTTCGGTGCCTGGGTGCGCGAGCACGCCGCGACCGATCTCGTCTTCACCGAAGAGGCTGGCATCAATCCGATCGTTATCGACTCGACCAGCGACTTCCGCGGCATGTGCGGCAACATCGCCTTCTCGCTGTCGCTCTATTCCGGCCAGATGTGCACGGCGCCGCAGAACATCTTCGTGCCAGCGGCCGGCATCGAGAGCAATGACGGCCACAAGAGCTACGACGAGGTCGCGGCCGGCATCGCCACCGCCATCGACAAGCTGCTGGGCGAGCCGGAGCGCGCCGCCGGCATTCTCGGCGCCGTGCAGAACGAGGCGACCGTCGCGCGCGTCGCCGCATCGCGCAAGCTCGGCCGCGTCGTGCGCGATTCCATCGCGGTGCCTGTGACCGGCTTCGATGGCGCCCGCACCGCGAGCCCGCTGGTGCTCGCGGTCGACGCCAAGGACGACAGCGCCTGGGGCGAGGAGCGCTTCGGGCCGATCAGTTTCGTGGTGAAGACCGCCGACACGGCCGAGTCGATCGCCCGCGCGGCGGAATCGACCAAGCGCAAGGGCGCCATCACCGCCTCGCTCTATTCGACTGACGACAAGGTGATCGATCAAGCGGCCGATGCCTTCGCCCGCTCCGGCGTCGCGCTGTCGGTCAATCTCACCGGCGGCATCTATGTCAACCAGTCCGCCGCGTTCTCGGACTACCACGTCACCGGCGCCAATCCCGCCGGCAATGCCTGTCTGACCGATGCGGCATTCGTCGCCAATCGGTTCCGCATCGCCAGCTTCCGCCGCCAGCGCGCGGCGTAA